Proteins from one Mucilaginibacter jinjuensis genomic window:
- a CDS encoding succinate dehydrogenase cytochrome b subunit, giving the protein MKQTTLQHKLWMSGTGLFLCFFLVIHLLGNLQLFLSPDKAREQFNWYSHLLAGNIIIEIIAYVLYASIIGHTIYAIMLTAKNAKANGTKYAYDKRGASSVWYSRNMGLLGTIIFLFLIIHFKDFWYQYKFTNLPLDAKGNKDLYTIVEKAYQQLWYVLVYEVALIALGFHLLHGFYSAARTLGVFHPKYVRWVKVVGWVYTAVITLGFMAMPIYVYLNSLS; this is encoded by the coding sequence ATGAAACAAACAACACTTCAGCATAAACTATGGATGTCGGGAACGGGGCTGTTTCTCTGCTTCTTCCTGGTGATCCATTTGTTGGGCAACCTGCAATTGTTTTTATCGCCCGACAAGGCACGGGAGCAGTTTAACTGGTACTCGCATTTGCTGGCAGGCAATATTATTATCGAGATTATCGCTTATGTACTTTATGCATCCATCATCGGCCATACTATTTATGCCATCATGCTTACAGCAAAGAATGCCAAAGCCAACGGCACCAAATATGCCTATGATAAACGCGGCGCATCAAGCGTGTGGTACAGCCGTAATATGGGTTTGCTGGGTACTATCATTTTCCTCTTTCTCATCATCCACTTTAAAGATTTTTGGTATCAGTATAAGTTTACCAACCTTCCGCTTGACGCTAAGGGTAATAAAGACCTGTACACCATTGTAGAGAAAGCTTACCAGCAATTATGGTACGTGCTGGTTTACGAGGTGGCATTAATTGCACTGGGTTTTCACCTTTTGCATGGCTTTTATAGTGCAGCACGCACGCTTGGCGTGTTCCATCCCAAATATGTGCGGTGGGTAAAAGTTGTGGGCTGGGTATATACCGCAGTTATCACTTTAGGGTTTATGGCGATGCCTATTTACGTTTACTTAAATAGCTTATCATGA